A section of the Diabrotica virgifera virgifera chromosome 8, PGI_DIABVI_V3a genome encodes:
- the LOC126890461 gene encoding uncharacterized protein LOC126890461: MKINRKVALAMAAVPLYLTIVATISAIVLNKQRRVRRFSVRPMNRKRDKEGLFSTLFKGMKELEWDEEQFFKYTRMTKNQFYYLLRITRPYLQRNRKKGYLTPEHRLVLVLHYLAEGCSMQEIAWNYRIGKTTAHKVIKDTCEILWNVLSPSQLPVPTVEEWKSRAEEYYKQWNLPNCIGAVDGKHIAIKAPAKSGSTYFNYKKTFSIVLMATCDANYRFTMVDIGGFGSNHDSAIFKASSLGSALLNGNLNLPPPKTLPKTDLLINHYIVADSAFPLHQNIIRPYAGNNLGEKKNIFNYRVSRGRRTIENAFGILSQRWQILRRTIQAELEVSELIVQATVVLHNFLQCSEKDIPDSEKRYCPTGFGDYVDGNGLLHLGTWREDPYSLRTVNKVGSNNATHCAKLQRERLADYFISREGWLPWQENYVNRGAIPHHL; this comes from the exons ATGAAGATTAATAGAAAAGTTGCTTTGGCCATGGCAGCAGTTCCACTTTATTTAACAATTGTAGCCACTATATCTGCTATAGTTCTTAACAAGCAAAGAAGAGTAAGAAGGTTTAGTGTGAGACCCATGAATAGAAAGCGTGATAAGGAAGGTCTATTTAGTACTCTATTTAAAGGTATGAAAGAGCTGGAATGGGATGAGGAACAGTTCTTTAAGTACACACGCATGACAAAAAATCAGTTTTATTATTTACTACGTATAACAAGACCATACCTACAGAGAAACAGAAAGAAAGGCTATTTGACACCAGAACATCGACTCGTATTAGTTTTGCA tTACTTAGCAGAAGGCTGTTCAATGCAAGAAATTGCATGGAATTACAGAATAGGCAAAACAACAGCACATAAGGTTATTAAAGATACTTGTGAAATACTATGGAATGTCCTTTCACCCTCGCAACTGCCAGTCCCAACAGTTGAAGAATGGAAAAGTAGAGCAGAGGAATATTACAAGCAGTGGAATTTACCAAACTGCATTGGGGCAGTGGACGGTAAACACATTGCAATAAAAGCACCAGCAAAATCTGGAAGTACTTACTTTAACTACAAGAAAacttttagtattgttttaatggCCACATGTGATGCAAATTACCGTTTCACAATGGTGGATATTGGAGGTTTTGGATCGAACCATGATTCAGCCATTTTTAAAGCCAGTAGTTTAGGGTCTGCACTACTAAATGGAAATTTAAATCTTCCTCCCCCAAAGACCTTACCCAAAACAGATCTTCTAATAAACCATTATATTGTTGCAGATTCTGCATTCCCTCTACATCAAAACATAATAAGACCATATGCAGGAAACAACTTGGgtgagaaaaaaaatatttttaattacagagtTAGTAGAGGAAGAAGAACTATTGAAAATGCCTTCGGTATATTAAGTCAGAGGTGGCAAATTTTACGTCGTACCATACAGGCAGAATTAGAAGTTAGCGAACTAATTGTGCAGGCCACAGTAGTATTACATAATTTTCTTCAATGTAGTGAAAAGGATATACCTGACTCTGAAAAGAGATACTGCCCTACTGGATTTGGTGATTATGTGGATGGTAATGGATTATTACATCTTGGGACTTGGAGAGAGGATCCCTACTCCTTAAGAACAGTCAACAAGGTTGGATCAAACAATGCAACACATTGTGCCAAACTGCAAAGGGAGAGATTGGCAGATTATTTTATTTCTCGAGAAGGGTGGCTTCCATGGCAGGAGAATTATGTTAATCGTGGTGCTATCCCACACCACTTATAA